The DNA region atagTTCTGTTCCagagtgggttgggaagattcaggTGTTATCTTATCTTCAGATCGTCAGAATTCCCATGTATTTCAGTTAGAAAGTAGATATGAATCAATATTTTCTCAAGGCAGGTATCACATCACTTTCTTTGATAGACATTGAGATATTCTACACAATTAAGTTGAACACTTAATCTGATTGTTAGACATTGAATGGAATTTTAAGCAAATTATCTGGTTATTGCTTATACTCTCAAATATTCATTataggaatttccctggtggtccagtgagtaAGACTCCAAGTTCCAATGCAGAGTGCCCAGGTTCAGTACttaatcagggaactagatcacataTGCACCAATGAAGATGGAAGACCCCACATACTACAATCTCACAAACTACAACTAAGATCAGTTGCAGCCAaattaatagataaatatttaaataactaaaatgCTCATCATAAAACTGAAATAAGGTGACTTAAAAAACTATACAAATAACATAAAAGCTAAGTTTTCAGAAAAAGTGTATAAAACTCTTaggacaacattgtaaagcaattattctgcaaacaaaaattaaagaaaaaagctcTTAGGAAAATTTACAATGAATAAAACTATCTCACtatgaaacattaaaataaagacaCCCATATatctgtgaaaatgaaatgatCATAATCATGactaaaatgtatgtatttaatatttttacctGGTGATACGTCAAAAACAGATTGGGTTCATGTTTTGCACTTTAGGTGATTAAAGATAAAAGAGGCAATCATACAGATAAAAAAAGGCAGTCATAATTCTAatgtctatacagtccatggaattctctaggccagaatactggagtgggtagcctttctcttccccgggggatcttcccaaccccgggattgaactcaggtctcctacattgcaggcagattctttatcagttgagccacaagggaagcccatatctagCTTTAATATAGGGTAAAATTTCAATCTTGTCCATTGCTGATTTAACAACTTAAGCTGAATTGTAATAATTTTAACTCTTTTCTattgtccatttaaaaatgatatagTTATTTTCACATCTCTGAAATAACATATAGAATTATCTTAGAGTCAATAATTTTAAGAGTAAAGATCTTTCTATAGGTACATTCAAAACCTGTACTGACTCTACACTATTGGACTTAGAGCTTTATCCACAAAGTTTCATTGAATTCAGACATCTTGAGATGATACTGCTAGTAATTTGAGAAGGAAGTGTTGCCTTAAGCATTTATGTTCTGACAACTCAAGCTCTATGATGAATGCAGTTTGATGGTAATTCAAACTCTATAAATGAATAggcaaaaaaacagaaagaggagtCATGTGATTATTCTCTtaccataaaataaaattgttttggaGCCTGAGGTTGAATGCTGACTCTGACATCACGTATTCAAAATGCAAGGTGCCCAAAGttgcataaacaaaaataaatatatgaatttttgtGTCATGGGGCTGCAGGGACTGGGATTCATTTTATGTAATATACTAACAGTATAATGcttaaaaataaactacataaataacaaaaaaatttgaaaatttattttctatgtggaTGAATGGTTGATTATATTTCCAGACACTTAACCATAGATCAAGGTCTCTGTTATTGGCTCTTAATCTTCCTATCTGCCCCCATCTGAAATTCCCACTATTAAGGTTATGCTTCTGAGCACAAAAATATGGGACTTGAATTATCAGTCTCTTATCTGAATTAGATACACaataaatgattataataattaaCATATTAGTAGAAATAAAGAGTCcattattaaaagaaattttcaatGCTAGTATCAAGGGAAGTCTTCTGATTTTACCTTTTATATATTTGCCTTCCATACTTAGGTTAAAGTGGCAGAGATCAAAAGCACAAAATGAGAGATGAAAAGTTCTAATCActctgtattaaaaataataaataaaaatcaacacaACTTATAGACCCAGAGAGATAGGCTTGATTTAAAATACGGGTCATGTGTGCTATAGAGAAAGACTACCAGGGTTTCAAACATAAGCAAACTTGGTTTAGTACTTTAGCTTTACTGTACCTTACTTTTCTCATTGGTAAAACaagcatatttatttatctttattattaagtCATATCCAGGGATAAAAATAAGCTAATATATCCCTCTTGATTTAATCTATATTTGACAcaaagcaaataataaatatttctccttattaaaaaaggaaaattcagtgTCAGCTTTTTTACACTAAGTAAATTTACCTTTGGTTTGTCCATATATTCCATTTTCCAAGTAATTTTTTAGATCACTTTGATGTTCAAACATTAGacaaatttttttcctctcactttATTTTGTGATAGTCAAAGGGTCTGCATTATGCAAGTTCAGTGAGAATTTCCTGTATTGTGGTTCCTGAAGCATTTTAGAAGACAATGATTTTACTGCCTCTTTTCATACTACACATCCATGTCTCATCGGCAGAAGATTTAAACACACTTTGATacacagttgttgttttttttttttttttttttattttaaaggatttcTTTATAACTTTCGGGTTCCTTAGCTTCCAGCTTAGCTTCTAGATCTAATCTCATTTCTCGGAATCAGCATCCATCGTGTCTTACCTTCATTGACATTGGACAACATCTCACATGGCAGGTATGTGCATCCCAAGTcataacatgaaaaaaatgaaaacagccaGGAAAGATATCTCATGAGCATGGCTGATTTCAGGGAAGGCTTTAATAAAAAGGATGCAGTTTTTGGCTTCCCATGTTTCAGCACTTTttacttcaatttcacttttctgatTCTTCATTCTGTAACTTAGCAATGACTTTGTGAAGTTTTGTCAACAGATTTAAGGAGTCGATTCTGACAAGGATAGCTCTAAATTCTGATTGCGATCCGAATTTacaaggaaaaaatgtaaacagtatAATTCTAGCTTGAACTTAAACAGAAAATGCTAAATGTTAACAACTCAATGCttgaaagtgctttttaaaatttaccatttgTGTTATGGCACCCCAGAATCATCCAGATTAACATTTTGACACATTGCACTGTTATTCAAGACACCGCACTTTGGGGTGCACTCATGTTAATGCAGAATCTCCTGATGCTAGATTATTTTAGGGGGAAGGTCTTGTAAGCAAGCATTTTTTGGCATgagaaaatgtagtatatatgAAAAATGGTTCCCGTAAAAATGAATGCTATGTGTCATAAATTAACGTATTGTGGAAATAAAGTCAAGCGCTCAAGGTATTACCTGTATGTTGATTGTGGAGCCTCTCACTACACCAGGTCCAGAGTACTCCCATGTCTTCTCTTCCTAGTACAGCCTCTACAAAGCTATCAGCAGCTTGACATTTCTTAGAGCAGTGAATATGTTGAGATTAGCAGAAGGGCATGCTcccaagggaagcctggcatgctgcaatctatggggtctcaaagactcagacaaccgagcgactgaactgaactgaactgaacactcccAAGTATTGTAATAGTTTCGTGACAATGATAGAATATATTAAATGAAAGACTCTGGGTTGAGAAAAGCTTTCATCTGAATTCTGACTTGGGTACTTAATAACTTTGAACCTTGAGAAAAATAACCTTATTAATGGACAGTAAGTTTTCTGATCTACTTAATGGGAGTCATACATTCTATCTTgtgattttgttgctgttgtttctgTGAAAATAAATTCGTTATATCAGCCCATTAACCAGAACTTGGTGCCTGTTGATCTCTTGTTACTACAGATCTTTAAGCTTCTttgccaaattaaaaaattaaaggtaaaTACTGAAATAGGATAAAGAGGAAATGTATGGATAATCTCACTGAAGAATAAAGtacattatataaaaatgttgGTAACAAGTGGAGTTCTGAATGGAATATCTTCATTTTCCAGCATTTTTCTGGCAAAATGATTGGATTATCAAGCCAAAGCACTTTTTGGATCCTCTCACTGTTTTCTGCTTTTAAGAATTCCCGTGTTTGTTCTTTAAATCATTAccctatctttctttctttacaggTTTTCAGACCACTCCATGGAGGTTGATTTCTGGGGTTTTAGGAGTAATATGCCTTTTGTTGATGGTAACTTTGGGAGTTTTGTTGAAAAATTGTAAGTTtttatagtcaaggctatataaaaaaaatcaaaattgtgATGAAGCTATCTTATAAGAAAAGTTTCATTTTGATAACATGTAAAcgattctgatgctggaaaagactgaaggcaaaaggagaagggggtggcagaggatgagacggttagagagcatcactgaatcagtggacatgaatttgagcagagtcccagagagagtggaggacggaggagcctggtgtgctgtagtacatggggtcgcaaagagtcagacagggacAGTGTGCTGATTTGGTactgaacaaaaatattttgttatttcataaatgtttatCTGACAAAGTAAATTTCTTATCATTTCTTACAGCACTTACTATACAAAGTGTTCAGCTTGGACCCTCCACAGACCTCAGTGAAGGTTGGTTTCACACTTTGGAAAATTTTTGTGttggtagagaaggaaatggagaaggcaatggcaccccactccagtactcttgcctggaaaatcccatggaaggaggagcctggtaggctgtagtccatggggtcgctaagagtcggacacgactgagcggcttcactttcacttttcactttcatgcattggagaaggaaatggcaacccactccaatgttcttgcctggagaatcccagggacgggggagcctggtgggctgccatctatgggattgcaccgagtcggacacgactgaagtgacttggcagcagagaaggaaataaatggtTTCTTGGTTTTCTCACACATAAGCTtgatggaatattacacagtcaTATTGATTGATATAGTAATTGTAGGATAGTCCCatttcattgttcatttaagaatgtattaaatacatgtattaaatgtatttaataagaatgtattaaatacattatatactatttatgtaattaaataattacatatttatgtaattaaataattatataagaaaattattatattgaaatgatatatttttcaaTGTGAGTGAtcatgtaaaaataaacacaaaaattacagtaaatactataacaaaaataaattgcaaataaaaaatggcaaaaaataagTTGCAGTAAATATTCCAGCTAATTCTAATTACCTGCTTGTGTTTGTTGATAACCTATACTTCTGTATCTCTTTACCTTTACCTCTGCTTCTTCCATAATTTAGAAAGTAACATGGAGATTAATGCAATTCTAAACCCTACTTAATCAGTGAAAGTCAGCTCAAAGtcctagttttttttgtttttggaactAGAAGATCTGTTATTTACTCTTCAACCCATTGTACTCTTGTTTCTCACTCTATCACCCAACAAAAGTCCTAGTTTCTAAATGTAATTTTATACTCAAATGCTCTCCAAGTTGTCTTCAGTGTTCATATATCtcttcacttgtatcatttttttcccctgagcatttttccaactttattgagatacaattgataAAGGATGCTGCATAAATTTAATGGGTGGGgattccccgatggctcagcagtaaagaattccccCTACAAtgttggagacatgggttcaattcctgggtggggaagatgtcctggagaaggaaatggcaacccactccagtattcttgcctgggaaattcagtggtcagaggaacctggccactatactccatggggtcacaaaagagtcagacacaacttagcaacaagtTTTGTGTACAATGTGCTGATTTGGTATGCttattattacaatattattatcCCAAAGCATTCACTAACAGCACCATTATGTCACACAACTATCATTGCTATTCATGGTGAGAACATTCAAGAACTACTCCTGTGGCAACTCACAAGTAAGTAATATGGTATTGTTAACCTTAGTTACAATGGTACATAGTAgattcccagaacttattcattttcTAACTGGAGAAGTatatacccttttttttttttgtattggccACAAAAGGTGGCTTGTGGGATCATAGTttcttgaccaggaattgaaccagagtccaGACAGAGAAAgtttggaatcttaaccactggatcaccaaggaattcccatgAACCTTTCAACAAATCCATTTATCCCACATCCCATCCCCTGGTAATCACCATTCTACTCTAAAATTTCAGCACCATTCATTTGACAAGGATTTGAGTGTTGTTGAAGACATTATCACTAGTAAACTGAATGGTCCAATATCAAGctaattattcttttattttcattttgaaaataaagtatccagaattatttttttaaaaatcttctgacTGCATCATGCGGCATATGGCATCGTAGTTTCCTATCCAGTGATCAGAAACTTTGCATTTAAAGCACAAAGTCTTAAACACTAtaccaccacagaagtcctcaGAATTCTTTTGTGACTCAGGAAATGTGCTaaaattgtttccttctttacATATCTTTTTCATCTaatttactttctctctctcttttttttttataccaaaaatttgctttcattttgctgtgatttatgtaaaTGTTGCCTTTGATCAAAAGCAATACTCACCTTGAGGCATAAGAGCAGTCACAATTTAGCATAGATGCAAAAGacaaatggacaaagaaaatgacaaaacagaATGCCAGCATAGTCTACTTTTAATTACACAGCAGAGATCAACTTTGGGTCGCTTTCTCAAAAAAGGTTCTTATCACTGCCCCCCATCCTACCACCTGCTACACTGTATTTGAACATACTGACTTTCTTTGTATACTTACCCAAATTATCACTAAATATAGTTCATAAATGAAGGCAATTTATATAATTCTACCCCTATCTGTAGAATATAATTTCTATGAGGAAAAAGGGTCATGTCTGAGTTGTTCAAATTAATAttccttgaactgtggtgtatgCAGTAAATTCTCAAAGAATATTTGTGGAAAAGATTAATAAgtaacaaatgattttttttggttgctgatttattttaaaatttttatttatttatattttttggccacaccataaGAGACATGtaggaatcattttttaaaaaaatttatttattttaactggaggctaattactttacaatattgtagtgttttttttgccatacattcacataaaTCAgtcatgagtgtacatgtgttccccaccctgaacccccctcctacctccctccccatcccatccttcagggtcctcccggtgcactggccctgagggccttgtctcatgcattgaacctggactggtgatctattttacatatggtaatatacatgaataacaaatgatttttgaaaaagtaaataacactgaaaaaaaaattgaacctcCAATGTCATCCAGTAGTGTTTTATCATTTCTTCTAGAATCTGGCTgctattcttgccaagaaaaatGGATTGGCTACCAATGCAACTGTTATTTCATCTCTAATGAAGTAAAAACATGGAAAGACAGTAGGGATTTTTGTGTTTCTCATAATTCCAGTCTACTTcagatacaaaacagaaatgaaccGGCaagtatttaattttgattttctacattttctttggCTTAGGAAATATATTATCTAAGTAAGCTGAATACTTTGATTCAAGTCTTTAATCAGATAACAAGTAGATGATTATATTTGAACTAATATCCTATACTTTGAAACCATTACAAAATCAACCCAAAATTTCTCAAAGATTTACATTATAGGAGTGTTGACAGATAAAGTACAGATAAAGTTTTAAAGATAAttcaaagtagaaataaaaataacctaaTTTAGCTAAAAATAACCTATTTTTAGCTCTTTAAttgaatttctaatttattttgtaattatatagCTTTTGTTATCACTCTTGGGTGTAATGTgaaatgtatatgtaaaatattataaaacaattagtTCTTTAGTAAAAGTTCTCTAGCTCCCCGTAGAACCTGTGCTAAGATCTATCCCTCAGTGTGCTATTGGGATCAGATTTGACTGATGGTCCCCTATGAAGGAAATGTTCCATAAAAACTCTAACATCCATTATGACATTTTTCATTCCTTTAAGAAGTGAGACTTTGTGGTATTTTTTCCTCCAGAAATGGACTTGATGAATGAGAAACAAGAGGCAAGTGACTGACTACATCTCCTAAATTAGaagttaaaaatgattttagTTTGTATTagtttggtgcaaaagtaattgtggttttgcttGGTTGAAAATTGCTGTTGGATATTGgaaaacattcttaaataaatgtgattatgttataTACCGTTTATtatgcatttctcactttatgtttttttgctaatgacatcacttgctgtttattttatatttattttaggctATAGAAActatgttagacaaaaagcaaatttaagcaatttttaaattcaagttcaaaatgggttataaagcagtggagacaacttgcaatgtcaacaatgcatttggcccggGAACTGTTAACAAAagtacagtgcagtggtgattCAAGAAGTTTTGTAAAGGAGACAAGCACCTTGAAGATGAAGAGTGCCGTGGCTgaccatcagaagttgacaacggCCAATTGAGCGggtcatcaaagctgatcctcttacaactacacaaggAGTTTTCCAAGAACTCAGCATTAACCATTCTGTgatcatttggcatttgaagcaaattagaAATGTGTAAAAGCTCTAAAAGTGGGTGTCTCAGGAActgacagcaaattaaaaaaaatcattattttgaagtgtcttcttctcttattctattcAACAGCAAACCATTTCTCAAGTGGATTGTGATGTGTgacgaaaagtggattttatacaactggcgatgaccagctcagtggctggaccgagaagaagctccaaagcatttcccaaagccaaacttggaCCAAAAacaggtcatggtcactgtttggtggtttgCTGCTGGTtggatccactacagctttctgaatcccagtgaaaccattacatctgagaagtctGCTCagcaaattaataagaaaaaactgcaatgcctgcagctggcataGATCAACAGATAGGACCCAATTCTTTTCCATGAAAATGCCTGGCTGCAGGTTGCAAAacaaacacttcaaaagttgaacaaattgggctacaaagttttgcctcatctgccatattcacttgATTTCTTGCCAATCAACTTGCCAAtcaccacttcttcaagcatctccatgaatttttgcagggaaaatgcttccacaaacaacaggaggcagaaaatgctttccaagagtttgtcaaatcccTAAGTATGGActtttacactacaggaataaaaAGTTGATTATCGATGGCAAAAACGTGTTAATTGTTATGGTTCCTATTTTGGTTaagaaagatgtgtttgagcttaGTTATAACGATTTAACATTTAtggtctgaaaccacaattacttttttgTAACAATCTGATAGAATTGAAAAACTGAATCTGATACTGGAAACTGGGCTTCTTAAAAGTACATGTTTCCTAGAGTAGATTTGAAATAGGTTAATATGTTGGTCTCTGTTTCCAAGCAGGATTTTATGAAGTTCAGTTCCAGTTTTTACTGGATTGGACTTTCTTACAGTGAAGAACA from Bos mutus isolate GX-2022 chromosome 5, NWIPB_WYAK_1.1, whole genome shotgun sequence includes:
- the LOC102276456 gene encoding natural killer cells antigen CD94-like; protein product: MAGFQTTPWRLISGVLGVICLLLMVTLGVLLKNSLTIQSVQLGPSTDLSEESGCYSCQEKWIGYQCNCYFISNEVKTWKDSRDFCVSHNSSLLQIQNRNEPDFMKFSSSFYWIGLSYSEEHHAWLWEDNSTLSQDLLPLFHTVNPKNCIIYNPSSGALNEDCERTNTYICKQQFI